One Sphingomonas sp. OV641 genomic window carries:
- a CDS encoding cupin domain-containing protein, translated as MAIFNKDMIDLANRNTLWQKEVYRDRKIQIVLMSIPAGEEIGMETHPADQTTFIVSGEAQVVIDGHSTKAGANHMVVVPKGSQHNVINKGSGDLKLFSVYAPPAEPEGAAFKTKEEAEEAEKGLLSKAADKVKEAVGR; from the coding sequence ATGGCGATCTTCAACAAGGACATGATTGACCTCGCGAACCGGAACACGCTTTGGCAGAAGGAGGTGTACCGCGATCGCAAGATCCAGATCGTGCTGATGAGCATTCCTGCCGGTGAGGAAATCGGCATGGAGACGCACCCGGCCGATCAGACGACCTTCATCGTCAGCGGAGAGGCGCAGGTGGTGATTGACGGCCATTCGACCAAGGCGGGCGCGAACCACATGGTGGTGGTGCCCAAGGGCTCGCAGCACAATGTCATCAACAAGGGCTCCGGCGACCTGAAGCTCTTCTCCGTCTATGCGCCGCCGGCCGAGCCGGAGGGAGCAGCCTTCAAGACCAAGGAAGAGGCCGAAGAGGCGGAGAAGGGGCTGCTGTCGAAAGCCGCCGACAAGGTGAAGGAAGCGGTCGGCCGATAA
- a CDS encoding AarF/ABC1/UbiB kinase family protein, which yields MADDRRGRAVPSGRLSRFGRFGRLAGGVAGGVLAEGTRRLASGERPRMGDLLLTPANAARVADQLSHLRGAAMKLGQMISMDAGELLPPELTQILARLRDNAHHMPPAQLERVLAAEWGRDWRRRFRHFQAHPIAAASIGQVHRAELPDGRVLAIKVQYPGIAGSIDADVDNVATLLRVSGLLPREIDIAPLLTEAKRQLHDEADYGRELAMLERYRALIGDDPAYVVPDAVRELSTGQVLAMEYVPGAPIEVLEAEPQAVRDRAASALIALVLREMFDWGLMQTDPNFANYRWQAETGRLVLLDFGAARPVGRATSAGYHRLLMTALDNDRQRVREAAIAAGFLGKEAAERHSDIVDRMIDVIVAELHRPGPFDFGDRSFVSVVREQATPMARDRQTWHVPPIDTLFAQRKVSGTALLCARLKAQVPLRQMIESYRAAAIPTE from the coding sequence ATGGCGGACGATCGACGCGGACGGGCTGTTCCGAGCGGGCGATTGTCGCGCTTCGGGCGCTTCGGGCGGCTGGCGGGCGGCGTTGCCGGCGGCGTGCTGGCGGAGGGCACCCGCCGGCTGGCCTCGGGCGAGCGCCCCCGGATGGGTGACCTGCTTCTCACGCCGGCCAACGCTGCGCGGGTCGCCGACCAGCTGTCCCATCTGCGGGGTGCGGCCATGAAGCTGGGCCAGATGATCTCGATGGATGCGGGCGAGCTGCTCCCGCCAGAGCTGACGCAGATCTTGGCCCGGCTGCGCGACAATGCCCATCACATGCCCCCGGCGCAGCTTGAGCGCGTGCTCGCGGCGGAATGGGGGCGCGACTGGCGCCGGCGCTTCCGGCATTTCCAAGCGCATCCGATTGCCGCCGCCTCGATCGGTCAGGTTCACCGTGCGGAACTTCCGGACGGGCGCGTGCTGGCGATCAAGGTGCAATATCCCGGCATTGCCGGCAGCATCGACGCCGACGTCGATAATGTCGCCACGCTGCTTCGTGTGTCCGGGCTCCTGCCACGCGAGATAGACATCGCGCCGCTGCTTACCGAGGCGAAGCGCCAGCTTCACGATGAGGCGGATTATGGGCGCGAGCTGGCCATGCTGGAACGGTATCGCGCGCTGATCGGCGATGATCCCGCCTATGTCGTGCCGGATGCCGTGCGGGAGCTCAGCACGGGGCAGGTGTTGGCGATGGAATATGTTCCCGGCGCGCCGATCGAGGTGCTGGAAGCAGAGCCGCAGGCCGTCCGCGATCGGGCGGCAAGCGCGCTCATCGCGCTGGTGCTGCGCGAGATGTTCGACTGGGGCCTCATGCAAACGGATCCCAACTTTGCCAATTACCGCTGGCAGGCGGAAACGGGGAGGCTGGTGCTGCTCGATTTCGGCGCCGCGCGTCCGGTCGGGCGGGCAACCAGCGCTGGCTATCACCGCCTTCTCATGACGGCGCTGGACAATGATCGCCAGCGCGTCCGCGAGGCGGCGATCGCCGCCGGCTTCCTCGGCAAAGAGGCGGCCGAGCGACACAGCGACATTGTTGACCGGATGATCGACGTGATCGTGGCGGAGCTGCACCGGCCGGGGCCATTCGACTTCGGAGACCGAAGCTTCGTCTCGGTCGTGCGCGAGCAAGCGACCCCGATGGCACGCGATCGCCAGACGTGGCACGTGCCGCCCATCGACACGCTGTTCGCCCAGCGCAAGGTGAGCGGCACCGCCTTGCTCTGCGCCCGGCTGAAGGCACAGGTTCCGCTTCGCCAGATGATCGAGAGCTATCGCGCAGCGGCAATTCCGACGGAATAA